The genomic interval TTCCAGTATGAGTCGGCAGAGAAACAGATGGCGACCATACAGGCTCAACTTGATGCCCTTACAGTACGTGAAACCTCCGCCCAGATGCACATTGCCCACTTGAACACCCAAGCTGCCCATTCACAGGCCCAGCTTGCCTTGTACCAAGGCAAGTACACTGGGAAGGCCATGTACAGCTGGCTGCGCGCACGCCTGGCGAGCATTTTCTACACCTATTACGACCTCACTGTGTCGCGCTGCTTGATGGCACAAAAGGCCCTGCAGTGGGAAAAAGGCGACACGGATGTGTACCTGCGCACCGGCACCTGGAACAGCGCCTGGTCGGGTTTGCTGTGTGGTGAGGGGCTGATGCTGGCACTGGGGCAGATGGAAACGGCCTGGGTCAAATGGCAGAAGCGCGAGCTTGAGGTTACGCGCACGGTATCACTGGCCAGGCTCTTCGACGGCAAGCTCAGCTCGCAAGGCCAACCCGTCACCTTGGGTGAGGCGGTCAAGGTGCTGCTTGACGGTAAAACAGTTGAGGTCGATGACCAGCTTGAACACAGCAGCCTGGCACTGGCGGCGAACGGCATGCTGTCGGTGCAGTTCGGCCTTAAAGCGTTGAACCTGGCAGCAGGCTTCGAAACTGCAGCTTCGCGACGTATCCGCAGTATTGCGGTCTCTCTGCCGGCCTTGCTGGGCCCCTATCAAGATGTGCATGCACGGCTGCTGACCAGTGCCCAAGGCCTGCCTGCGGGCTGTGAGCAAATGAACGTTTCCCATGCCATGCAGGACAACGGCCAGTTCAGCCAGCTCAATGGTTACCCGGCATTTCGCCCAGGTAACCAGTTGCTGCCGTTCGAAGGGCTGCACATCGCCAAGGCGGATGATCGCGACGACCAGACCCAGATGTCGTTGAACTTCGCCCAGGCCCAGGGTAATCAGCGGGCACTGCTGGAACGCCTCAACGACATCATTCTGCACGTGCAGTTCACCGTCCGCTAAGGAGCAGGGGAGGGTACCCAGGTGCCCTCCCGCTGAGGCCGACTTCCTATTCCCGACCCTTACGCCCAGGCGCGGGGGTCGTCAAGGAGCAACATCATGAATGATATGTCTGTCACCCCTTCGGGTGCCGGCGGTGAACCTGTGTTCAGCCCCCCCTCGCTGCCGAAGGGCGGCGGTACGGTTTCGGCGGGCGGAGGCATGCTGTCAGTCGGCAGCGCCGACGGCGCCGCAGGTTGGTCGCTGCCTTTACCATTGCCGGTCGGCCGCGCGTTGTCGCCGTCGTTGAGCCTGGCCTACCGTTCTTCGGCAGGTAATGGCGCCTTCGGTGCTGGCTGGCAGTGTAGCCCGCCCACTGTCTGCCGCCTGGACCGCCTGGGTGTCCCCCGATACACCCGCAGTGACCGTTGGCAGGGCCCAGATGGCGAGGAAATCCTACTCGACCGCGGTGCGCCGCGCACTGTCGCCGGTTTGCCGTTTTCCGATACCCCCGCTGCTCACACGGTAACCGCCTGGGTGCAGCGCAGTGGCGGCCGCGACCAGCGCCTGGAGCATTGGCAAGCGCAAGAAAGCCCCGACTCGCCGGGCTTCTGGCTGCAATACCATGCCGACGGCAGCATCACCTTGTTTGGCTGGTCGGCCTCAGCTCGCCTGGCCAAGCCCGGCAAACCGGCAGAGGTCGCCTGCTGGTATGCCGAAGAGACTGTCAGTGCCACGGGTGAGCATGTGGTCTACACCTACCGCAGCGAAGACCAGGCGGGGTGTGATGCGCACGAACTGGCCATGCACCCGCAGGTTGCCAACACCTACCTGGTTGCCGTCCACGCCATGAATGCAACCCCAAGCGCAGCGCTGCTGATACCGCAGCAGGCCTTTCGCCCAGACGATTTCATGACCGTGATGCAGCTGGATTACGGCGAGCGCGGCGTGGATGTGAACACCCCACCGGCGTTCGAGGTGGAGGCACCCTGGCCGGTGCGCGAGGACTGCTTTTCGTACTGGCGCTGGGGCTTCGATAAACGGGTGCGGCGGCTTTGCCACGAGGTACTGCTGTGGCACCGTACGCGCATGATGGCCGGGAACGCTGACCCAAGCCCGCAACTGGTTTCGCGCTTGCACCTGGGGTATGACACATCGGGCGTCGCCTCGGTGCTGGTCGCCGCGCAACAGATCGCTTACGAAACCGATGGCACGCCGTTGTTGCTGCCGCCGGTGGAATTCGAGCTGAGTCGCCCAGGGCGTGAGCACTCAGACTGGGAGGCATTGCCCGACCTCGATGGTTTCAGTGCACCGCACTGGCAGATGGTAGATCTACACGGTGAGGGGCTGCCGGGTTTGCTGTTCCAGGATGCAGGTGCCTGGTGGTATCGCGCGCCAGAACGCAACAGTGACCTGGGTGGCGATGCCATCACGTGGGGCGAGTCACAGGTATTACCGGGAGCGCCGCGCCCAGGCACAGGAATGCTGGCCGACCTCGAGGGTGACGGTCAGCCACAATGGCTGGTCAACCTGCCGGGTGTTCGCGGCAGCTTCACCCTGACGCCGGATGGGCAATGGTGTGACTTCATTGCCGCCGACGCCATGCCCAGCGAGCTGGCCCATGGGGATGCGCAACTGGTCGACTTCAGCGGTGGCGGGCAGCAGGACCTGGTGATGATCGGGCCACGTAGCGTGCGCTTGTCTGCCAGGGTGCGTGGTGCCGGCTGGCAGCCTGCCAGCGACATCGTGCCAGGCCCCGCGCTGCCATTGCCTGGCGGCGAGCACCGGCTGGTGGCATTCGCCGATCTTGCGGGCACAGGTTTGCAGCAATTGATCGAGGTTACGGCCGAGGGCGTCACCTATTGGCCGATGCTTGGCCACGGTCGTTTTGCCAACCCTGTGCAGATGTCGGGTTTTGCTATCGAACACTTCAACGCCGCGCGGGTATTGCTTGGCGATACCGATGGCAGTGGTACTACCGATATCCTTTATGTAGACGCCGACCGCATCCGGGTATTCGTCAGCCATAACGGCAATCGCTTCGTCGAAAGCCATTGCGTGCCGGCGCCAGAGGGGGTTGTGCTCGATGCCAGCTGCAAGCTGCAACTGGTCGATTTGCGCGGGCAGGGTTGTGCAGAGCTGGTGCTGACTGTGCCACACATCTCTCCACGTAGCTGGGCGTACCGCTTCAACGACCGACGCCCCTGGTTGCTGGCCGAGGTGTGCAGCAACACCGGTGGTCGTACGCTGTTCGACTACCGCAGTTCTGCGCAGAGTTGGCTGGATGAAAAGCGTGTTCTGCAAGGGGAAGGTAAGACGGCGATCAGTCGCTTGCCGTTCCCGGTTCACACCTTGGCCCAGGTGACCCTTGTGGACGACATCAGTGGCCTGCGTACTGTCAGTGGCATGCGCTATCAGAGCCCGGTCTGGGACCCAGTCGAGCGCGAGTTTCGCGGTTTCAGGCAGTTGATCCAGACCGACACCCTGAGCGACGCCCAGGGCACGGCCGCCGAGCGTTCGCCGCCGGCGCAAATACGCCAGTGGTTCCTCAGTGGCATCGAAGACCTGGATAGCATCGCGCCACAGGGCTTTGATGGGCAGGGCAGCGCAGAGGCGGACTTTCCCTTGCAACCGGTGCGCTTCACTCGCCTTGAAGGTGACTGCGATGTGCCCTACTCGCCGCAAGGTGCAGCCCGGCGTTGGCTGCTTTGTGCCTTGAAAGGGGCGCAAGTGCGCAGTGAAACCTACGGCCTTGACGGCACTGAACACGCGGGGCTGCCGTACAGCATCACCCGTCAGCGCTGGCAAGTGCGGGTTTACGAGACCGCGCACGCCGACCGGCCCGCCGCCTTGGTAACGCCAGTAGAGACCCTGGCCTTCACCACCGAGCGCATTGTCCAGGACCCGGTTATCACGCAGACACTGGTGATTGGCCAGGACAAGTACGGCCATGTCCTGCAGCAGGTGCAGGTGCATTACCCGCGCCGGGTTACAGTCTCCCCATCGCCTTATCCAGCCTTGCTGCCAGCCGGTTTGCTGGACGATGCGCGCGACCCTCAGCAGGACATGGCCTGGCTTGAGCACGCGCGTCATGGGGTACGCAACCTGGAGGACGGCCATGATTACGTGTCCGGGCTGATCGAAGCGACCCGTACCGATGTGCTGGCGCTGTCAGCGCACGCGCTGCCACAGGGCGGCTTCAGCGTGGAGCATCTGCTGGCACCCGACGGCCCGTTGGAGGGCCTGGATGCTGCCACGCTGTCGGGCTACCAGCGCAAGCAATGGTGCGATGCCCAGGGGCAACTGACCACGGCGCCAACCCGCCAGGCGCTGGTGGCCTACCGCGAAATCGCCATGCTCGAACACGCCACCCTGGCTGCGCTCGAGACAACGCTGTTGCCGCACGAGCTGGCACAGTGGCAGGCCAATGGCGGCTATCACCTCATCGCCTTGGCCGAGGACGGCAAGCGGGTGTACGTCAGCCGCCACGACTTGATCAGGCACCAGGGTGCGCCACTGTTTTATCGGCAGGCCACGCTGCGTGCCAGCGAGCTGCTTGGCGAGCAGCGTGTTGACTGGAGCCCACACGCCCTGCAAGTGCTGAAGATAACCGACGCCGCTGGCCTGGAAACCGGCTTCGAGTATGACTGGCGTTTCCTCACGCCTGTAGCCATGACCGATGCCAACGACAACCAGCACCAGGTCAGCCTCGATGCCTTGGGGCGAGTGACACAAACCCGCTTTTACGGCACGGAACAGGGCCAGTCGGCCGGCTATAGCAGCAAGGCATTCACGCTGCCGGCAACGGTCGAGGGCATCCTGGCACTCGAAGGAGGCGAGGTACCCGTGGCCACGGCGCACCGGGTAGTGACCGACAGCTGGATGCCCTTGGCACGTGACAGCCAAGGGCGTCCTCTGGCTACCCGCATGGGCGAGCTGGCGCTGCGTCGCCTGCTCAAGGCCAAAGGCCTGCCCGCTGTGGACGACAGCGAAAGCCGCCAGCCGCCACATATCATCAGCCTGCAGACCGACCGCTACGACGGCGACCCTGCGCAGCAGCTGCGCGTAAACGTGGCGCACAGCAATGGCGCCGGCCGCCTGTTGCAGACCGCCGTGCTGAGTGCGCCCGGCGATGCGTGGGTGCGTACCGCCGCAGGCAGCCTCGAGCGCGATGCCAACGGTGCTGCACGCGTGCAGCCCGCAGCGCGGCGCTGGGCGGTGACAGGTAAGACCGAGTACGACAACAAAGGCCAGCCCGTGCGCACCTGGTTGCCGTACTACCTCGATGACTGGCGCCCTGTAAGCGATGACAGCGACCACCCCGGGCTGTATGCCGATACCCAGCTGTATGACGCCATGGGGCGCGTTTACCGCGTCCTCACCGCTGCGGGCTGGGAACGGCGTACCGAGTACTACCCCTGGTTCACGGTAGCGCAGGACGAGAACGACACGGCCTGAACGCGAC from Pseudomonas kermanshahensis carries:
- a CDS encoding SpvB/TcaC N-terminal domain-containing protein, with amino-acid sequence MNDMSVTPSGAGGEPVFSPPSLPKGGGTVSAGGGMLSVGSADGAAGWSLPLPLPVGRALSPSLSLAYRSSAGNGAFGAGWQCSPPTVCRLDRLGVPRYTRSDRWQGPDGEEILLDRGAPRTVAGLPFSDTPAAHTVTAWVQRSGGRDQRLEHWQAQESPDSPGFWLQYHADGSITLFGWSASARLAKPGKPAEVACWYAEETVSATGEHVVYTYRSEDQAGCDAHELAMHPQVANTYLVAVHAMNATPSAALLIPQQAFRPDDFMTVMQLDYGERGVDVNTPPAFEVEAPWPVREDCFSYWRWGFDKRVRRLCHEVLLWHRTRMMAGNADPSPQLVSRLHLGYDTSGVASVLVAAQQIAYETDGTPLLLPPVEFELSRPGREHSDWEALPDLDGFSAPHWQMVDLHGEGLPGLLFQDAGAWWYRAPERNSDLGGDAITWGESQVLPGAPRPGTGMLADLEGDGQPQWLVNLPGVRGSFTLTPDGQWCDFIAADAMPSELAHGDAQLVDFSGGGQQDLVMIGPRSVRLSARVRGAGWQPASDIVPGPALPLPGGEHRLVAFADLAGTGLQQLIEVTAEGVTYWPMLGHGRFANPVQMSGFAIEHFNAARVLLGDTDGSGTTDILYVDADRIRVFVSHNGNRFVESHCVPAPEGVVLDASCKLQLVDLRGQGCAELVLTVPHISPRSWAYRFNDRRPWLLAEVCSNTGGRTLFDYRSSAQSWLDEKRVLQGEGKTAISRLPFPVHTLAQVTLVDDISGLRTVSGMRYQSPVWDPVEREFRGFRQLIQTDTLSDAQGTAAERSPPAQIRQWFLSGIEDLDSIAPQGFDGQGSAEADFPLQPVRFTRLEGDCDVPYSPQGAARRWLLCALKGAQVRSETYGLDGTEHAGLPYSITRQRWQVRVYETAHADRPAALVTPVETLAFTTERIVQDPVITQTLVIGQDKYGHVLQQVQVHYPRRVTVSPSPYPALLPAGLLDDARDPQQDMAWLEHARHGVRNLEDGHDYVSGLIEATRTDVLALSAHALPQGGFSVEHLLAPDGPLEGLDAATLSGYQRKQWCDAQGQLTTAPTRQALVAYREIAMLEHATLAALETTLLPHELAQWQANGGYHLIALAEDGKRVYVSRHDLIRHQGAPLFYRQATLRASELLGEQRVDWSPHALQVLKITDAAGLETGFEYDWRFLTPVAMTDANDNQHQVSLDALGRVTQTRFYGTEQGQSAGYSSKAFTLPATVEGILALEGGEVPVATAHRVVTDSWMPLARDSQGRPLATRMGELALRRLLKAKGLPAVDDSESRQPPHIISLQTDRYDGDPAQQLRVNVAHSNGAGRLLQTAVLSAPGDAWVRTAAGSLERDANGAARVQPAARRWAVTGKTEYDNKGQPVRTWLPYYLDDWRPVSDDSDHPGLYADTQLYDAMGRVYRVLTAAGWERRTEYYPWFTVAQDENDTA